The Miscanthus floridulus cultivar M001 chromosome 6, ASM1932011v1, whole genome shotgun sequence genomic interval ACTCTTATGCCATGAGCCCATGAGCTATCTTTGATGCTTATACAGGTATTAGTTATCTTACTATACTATACTAGATTTGTCATAACAGTTAATGGTTGAATTGTTTGTCTTCTAACAAGTAACAAATATTCCTGAACTAACGTTTGTGTCAATTTTTTTATTGAGAATATGCACAATTGCATGCAACAGGTTCAATCCTGATTGCAGAGAGAATGAGAGATACCATGGCAACTTTAAGACACATGGATAATAAATTAGAATGGAACCTAGTCACCACTACACCATCTCAGCCTATGTAAAACCACGTGGCTATGTTCAGTTTAGACCTAAGATGATTTACTTCAACTTTTGGGACTGTAAAATTCTGTTTTCCAGCTCAACTAAAAGAGCAGTCCTTTTTCAAAATTTATTAATTATTGTACTGTGATAAATGATAACCTGTGTTTTGTTCAAATACAAAACTTAAATAGGAAAGGACGAATCTGTTGTCTTGTGGAGCATCCAAGACCACATATCTGCCCTTGGggattcctcttcttctcctggAGCATCTGGCAGCAAGCAGTCTGCTAAAACCGCAAATGAAAAGGAGAGCCCTAAAGTTGATCCTAGAGGTATATTCCATGGACATGACAGCACTGTTGAAGATGTTCAGTTCTGCCCTTCCAGGTAAATAGTGTTCTCTGTTTTTCTGGTTGCCTTCAAAACAACTGATGGACTCACATAAGCATATATATCATCCTCCAATTTTTCAAATGTTCATTGTtaaaacacttctatttttttaaTGATATTATTGTCAACGTCTTAccgcctggtgcaagcggtagagtcttaccgcctgtgaccggaaggtcctgggttggagtcgcggtctcctcgcattgcacaggcgagggtaaggcttgccactgacacccttccctagaccccgcacagagcgggagctctctgcactgggtacgccctttatattATTGTCAACGTCTATGttcatttttatttatattaataccctatattgtttttttttcttttggggGATGAAGTGCGCAGGAGTTTTGTAGTGTGGGTGATGATGCTTGTCTTATTCTGTGGGATGCTCGAACTGGCACTGGCCCAGCTGTAAAGGTGACGTTCTCCTGTTCCATATCTAATTGGATCAACTATGTTTTTGGCCGAAGTTTGAGTGCATGAATGCAATGTGTCTTGTGTAATAACGTAGCTTCATTCGAAGAGGTGATAGGCTGTTGGCTTTTAATGAGACCATCGTGACTCACATGGAGTTATTTATTAAGTCAAATTGGCCTGACATACTTGTTGCATGATAATTACGCTTCTAATTCTGTTTTCTCGAATGGTTGTTCATTTTCATAAACTTAACCAATATAATGTGTTGGAAAATTGACTCTGATTTATTGGTTTTGGTCAACAGTATATTGTTCAGTTTTGTAATGTGGCGTACCTTTCAATCTTTCTCAGGATATGGAGTTTTTAAATACTGTATGGACTATGATGttaaaaattatttatttcttTATTTTCAGGTTGAGAAAGCTCACAGTGGAGATGTTCATTGTGTTGATTGGAATCCCCTTGATGTTAACTATATCTTAACTGGGTATGATGGCATTAAGGCTTAATTTATGAAAAAAAATCGATCTCCATCAGTTCATAACACATTTAATGAATGTTTCAATTGATATTTCAGGTCTGCCGATAACTCTGTCCGAATGTGGGATCGTCGCAATCTGGCTTCAGGAGGAGCTGGTTCTCCAGTTCACAAATTTGAGGGCCATAAAGCTGCTGTTCTTTGTGTTCAGGCATGTCAAGATAATATTTTTGCTGTTATTTTCTCTTTATGCAGATGTGGTTGCCTCCTCCTATGATGTTTTTGGATACCTTTTAGCCATAATTCTCTCTTTTGGATTTCAGTGGTCACCTGATAGAGCATCTGTTTTTGGAAGTTCTGCGGAAGATGGTTTCTTAAACGTGTGGGACCATGAGAAGGTAACCACTCATATACACTGAACTATCGTATCTTTTCTGAAGGAACCCTGCACAGCTTATCGGTGAAGGTGATTGGGTTCAATTGCTTGTGATTTCTCATGTACTCTGTCTGGCCTGACTAATAAAAGTTTTTGTAATGGCAGGTTGGGAAGAAGAGAAATTCTAATGTCCCATCTGGGCTTTTCTTTCAGCATGCTGGTCATAGGTTTGTTGTCTCAGATGCAAAAACTAACCCTTAGCATACATGCTCCTATTTTTACCGTGCATTTCATAATTCATACTGTACATCTTGGCAGGGATAAGATTGTAGACTTCCACTGGAATTCGTCAGATCCTTGGACAATTGTCAGTGTCTCTGATGACGGTGAGAGCACTGGTGGAGGTGGAACACTGCAGGTACATCTTTTTCTTGCAATATTGCAaattatttcaaaaaaaatattgcaAACAAGTGATTTTATAAGACAAATATCAATCTGTATTTCCATAGTCAATTGGAGTTACTAAATCTACTGTATAATTGCCTTCGATTCTTACTGTTTTGTTCGTGCAGATTTGGCGCATGAGTGATTTGATCTACCGCCCAGAGGACAAAGTCCTTACAGAGCTGGAGAATTTCAAGACTCACTTGGCCAGCTGCGCTCCAAGGAGTTGAGTCATGTAGTTACCTGCGGAATTCAATCCTGTGATTCTGAGTAGGTGATGTAGTTTCCTGGCCATAACTATGGCCCCAGTTGACATTGAATGTGTCCTCTGATGCTGCTAGAGCTGTACCCTTGAGGGGCTTGTGCTTTTGTGAGCTTGTGTTAAACCTGTTGTATGACTAAATCTGTATGTCTGCAGACGCGTCAGAGCCGGACTTCTAGTCTGTAGGCCAACTATTGGGATAATTGGCCGGATATTGTCAACAATTGTTCCAGATTGGTGTATTGGATCTAATGAGATTGTCTGCAATTGCTTATTTTTATGGTTTAGTGTGAGGTTGGGTCTACGAGCGTGTTTGGTTCAGACGTCGTTTTACCCTGTTACCTATTAACAGTGGCACCTGATCACTTAGGGGCGTTTGGATCCTTTGTATAGGAGAAATTGAAATCTACataatggattaggctatttggtTTGAATTTGACATTCTATAACTTTTTTAAGCTTACAAATAAGCCTATCTTAAATTCATAGGGTAGAAGATGAAAATAGATTTTATAGATCAATATGTTATAATTCTATTATTTAATTTATAGtacactcttcaactcactttGCTATAATAGAAATACAACATATAATATTCCTCGTATGTTTAacaaataaatatataaatatatttcatatacaatTATATTAGtttaattaatctatgtctaaattataattattaaaataaattcaattctAAATATCTAAACGGGCCCTGTTGGTTTGGCAGCTGTAATCGATTGACGCGGTATCGGATACCCGGTCTTCAGAACGACGATGCCGCCCACTTTCTGGCTTATCCATTGCATGCTGCAGGCTTCGCAGTCCGCACGCACAGCTCTTCGTGAGACAGCTTCCGCGTGAAACCAAACAAAAGACGTAAAGTATTGCACTGTAACAGATTACAGTGGTAAATGATTAGTACATTAACATTACTGTTCCAAATTTTGAACCAAATTGCACCTGGAAGGTTTTAGTTTGGACATATTCGTACATTGGAACAAGAGAAACCGACATGCATGTGCCATTGTGCCGATGTGCGTATGTTGGTAGGAGTTCATGTGTTGCCGGGACTTTATCCTTAGATCAGAAAGCGTTATTCCCGTTAACGAAGTATTGACCTGCCCTGGTTCCGATCTCAGCACGACGGCAGCGGAACAGAGGACGGCGAGAACATGTGAAAGAACCGTGCTAGCACGTGACGTGAATCTAGGCCACACGCGAAACGCCAACTGGACGAACTGTGGAGCAAATATGTCCAAGTGTCGAGTGTCTACCTTCAGAAGATGGTCAGGTATCTTGCCGGGGCTTAGCAGCGTCTTTTTGCCGGGTGTCCAAGTGTCGAGTGCATATGCTGATGGGAGCACGTATCTTGCCGGGGCTTAGCAGCGTCTTTTTGCCGGGTCAGGTGTACTTAAATAAGTTCTGGTATAGGTAACGTATAGGTTTGAGTCAGGTTGACCTTCTCTAGTTCGGATCTCGCTCGCCAGAATTAGGAACACTAGCACGTGACGTGTCACATCTTCGAACGAAGCTAGGTGGCACACAGGTCACCGCGTGTGCGCGTGGTCTGTTCACTCGTCAGTTCAGTTCGTCTTGTGTGCCTACTCCACCTCCACCCCTGTACGCTTTGCTCGCTCAATTGCCGGTTGCCGCTCCACCTCCAGCGTACGTTGTTTATACGCTTCTACTACTATGCGCCAAAACGGTCAAACGAACGCCTTCCCATCCATCCATATGCTTCTGTACCGTGGCGTTCTTACTCTTCTGGGTAGCCGCGGGTAAAATACGATTGTTCAAATCTGAAACAACTATCTTTTGTTCAAACGAtaatggccctgtttggatactctagcTCGGCTAGAGGTTAGAGCTAGTTTCTAGCTCTAGATTAGCCCTAAACTAACTCTAGCTCAAGAGGTGTTTGAATGCAAGAGTTAGATTAACAATAAATGtgtttttctaatcatttggcTCATTTAAACCATCTTTTCAGCCGGATTTGACGTGGCAGGCTCTTGTGTGGCCTCCTCCTGCACATAAATGATACAAATACATTATTTTTAcaaatcaagcatccaaatcacaATAAATTTTAATTTGTCCATACATATGAGATGTGTCACTCAAACTTACAAGTCCTCAATCAAGCTAAACAAAAAAATTACACTTCATGTAACAAAGCATGAGCTAAttcatcacggaaggcattcaTGTTGACATCTTCAACAAGAGGTTCATCTTCTGGCCATGCTGATGCCGAAGAACGAGGCATTGGGTTATAATTTTCATCCGCATCACAGGCATCAAATTCTCTATCCGCAATTCTGCTCTCTCGAATAAAATTATGAAGAGCCATACAAGCAACAATAATTCTAGTTTGCTTCTCCTCTAGAAATCTTGGCATGTTCAACAAAATcgtaaacttcatcttcaacacTCCAAAAGTTCGCTCTATGACATTCCTAACTTTGGCATGTGCATGGTTGAAGGTTTCTTTCATACCTTGTGGCGGCGGGCCGTTTTGCCATTGCTCCACATGGTACCTTGTACATCTGTATGGTGAAAGGTAGCCCGGCCGGTTTGGGTacctgtcgatacgggacccacaggataccccataGGGAAGGGAGAAggtctagtctaactaggattctttccatataatcttagtagtagtattattctgtaatcctactaggaactctcattgtaaaccgactaggactctgaccacctgactatataaaggaggacggaGTTCCTGGACAGACCTAAaaaaacacaacacttgacaatcaatgtaacgcaaaggctaacgccgactaggcgtagggctattacttgatcacggtcgagggtccgaaccaggataaatcgactgtctcttgcatttattgtcgagttctgcatacgctgaagtccgaacaaactgccccgagtacccccgtggcaggctattggtggtgaaacatcgacagctggcgcgccaggtaggggctttcggcgaaactgcatccgagagctcgacggacctcgacaacatgatcttttcGACGggttcaaccttcatcttcggttcatggatctacgaggtaggcgacgatggcaagctccaaagctgtctcctcaaagattcggatcaccatgaagacctttctatttcggcgactacgacagatcaattcaccggaagattcacgcagctcgtgatgtccgatccaactcagatttcacgactttgcgcatccaactcaaactcaggctccgcattcgagatggagtcttacccgagttctttcaagaaaccgagttctttgcCGGCAGGGTTCCAAAACGCGGCCTCGGTCTATCAAGAATTCAACTCAAAATACACTcagagtcctttcaagaagtcaAGTCCTTtttcgttcggactccacaacatggcaagatcttatcagacacggcccgaaggatccctcgatccggtgcttagaatgccattgaaaggagctcaggaaggtctcgtattAACTATAacgtctcaagactgcatcgtccactggccaggttttgTTCCCGAGGatagcggtacccaactagtcgacacgacgacaacaacaattctaccctactaagaaggagacttgatctgtgaccttgaagcctctactaaagttatcaacgactccgacagtatggaaaccaacgccgataacaaaacaattcacgcacgagaagtattcatggttcgtcgtcctcgatcaccattggtccccccagaagcacccgacatcaagtcatcggatgaatctgagtccaacatatcaccctttatccaggggcatgATTGTGAGACTGAGAATCAGaagcaagctagagaaagaagaaacaaattgaaacaaggacaccaacgccatgctaggcagcgcaaggaagcttggatcaaatatgagtcagatctggccgagtacaatagaagaaaattagaacaagaagtcgaagaaagacacACGCCGAATACACCatacaataggatccgagaagcactagaagaacttggagcgacatcacttcccagtgaaaaacaggaacagcTCTAGGACCTTCTCCGGTCAACAGCCCTAAGGGCACACGACGGAGGGacccactcaagactacctgctaggtcaacatctcatgggtaggaagatcaaaatcagagaaagtccgctttcgagagactcggaccaagtgaaagtcacaacagagaaagtagaaggaaccatagtcaaaactaccgagtcgAACAATCAAGAAAGACCGGAAGCAAAGTACCTATTCAGACAGCcccacagaactactctcaccaagacaacaattGGCTAGAAGgcggtgctgaatcagaatacacagaagccggaacgcacgatagattcccctattttgtaaacagacttgcttcaatacgactacctcacaagtttaagccatccaaccactctaaatatgatggtaagaccgaaccaaggcagtggctcaagatttactcgcagtcgattgaactagctggaggagacgacgatatcaaggccTTATTtttccccatggccctagaaaccatgctcctccaatggttcgacaaattaaatccagggtcaatcagaaattaggaggacttgcaaagagttttctgtgaaaattttgcgggtatcattacgcaccccatcacccacgtagaattaaaaggactcaagcagaaaggaggcgaaagtcttagaaattactatcgatgatttggcaaactacgtgctcaagtacatgacatcaccgaacaagaagtaatcaaagctttctctcatggaattatggctaggtggcaatttcaagacttctgcaaagaaaacccaagaaacaatgaagaattcagacgcacagtagaaaagatgattactacagaggagaagacacaagaaaggttcctggatagaaacaaccaagacaacccggataagcaaaatcatcgaaacatcggacatcaggaaagaaaacgtggaccagacaacaccgtagcggtggctaacaaatcaaggaagttttctagacccagaaggtatgatgaaattgaaaacatgcattgcatctggcaccctaaaggaaatcacaccatcggaaattgctacaccttcaacgatcgatacacaagaaaagataattaggtaaacactaaagaagacaatcagaaaaaagatgaagacaaccacgaagacaagggattctaaaaatctagggggacagtagcagtgatctttgTTGGGGCCCCAGAttttagaagcaaacatcaagaaaagctagctctacgaaccacCATGGCAgtagaaccggctactccaagatatctcaattggtcacagtatccaatccagttttcaagagaagaccaatggactagcgtaggaaatgtaggccattacccactggttctagatccaactatcaccgatatgactgtcacaaaagtactaatcgatgggggagccggactcaacatcatttttttagaaatgcTAAGGAAGATAGGACTACAATTCAccaggatgattacaccaacgagcacccctttttatgggatagtacccggcaaggcagccatgccacttgaaCAAATCACTCTACTGGTTACTTTTGAAACTTCCTCAAACTACCGAacggagttcatcaagtttgaagttgcagacttcgattcatcatatcacgcaatcctcaggCGCCCAgcgctagcaaaattcatggcgatatcacattacccatacctattgcttaagatgctagggcctaacgatgtcctttcccttcgaagtgatttgaagcgcgcttttgactgcgacgttcaggcaattcaaattgcagccaaagcacaaatcgccaatggtagaaaagaaatagccactattgccacagaaatgagcccagaagaactagagatactggctaaaaagcctagcatcctcgcaccacaaaaagaagctgacgtcaagcaaatcgacctgggcaccggtgacccctccaagacggcaaccatcaacgcccacctctcggcaaaataggaactcgtgctcaccaactttcttcgggacaacaaagatatcttcgcttggaagcctgccgacatgccaggtgttccaagagagttggctgagcatagaatcgatatcaatgaaggctccaagcctgtgaagcaacggctacgacgattctcacccgacaagaagacaacaattaaaaaagaaatcacaaagctaatggcagctggattcatcagagaaatccttcatccagactggctagcaaacctagttctagtacaaaaaaatacggatgagtggcgcatgtgtgtcgactacatagatctcaacaaacactacctgaaagatccattcgggctaccacgcattgatcagatagttgattcaacagctggatcgaccctattatcctttcttgattgctattcaggatatcaccagatcgcattaaaggaacaagaccagagcaaaacatctttcatcactccgtttggtgcctactgctacaagaccatgtcgtttggatgcaagaatgctggtgccacataccaaagagctatccaaacgtgccttggtgatcagatcggcgaaaacatagaggcatacatggatgacatagtaataaaaacaaagaacccgaacACACTAATTAAAGACTTatagcaaaccttcaaaaacctgaaAAAGGTGGAGGTAGAAATTGAAcctaaacaagtgtgtattcgaagttcctttaggacaactactcggattcttggccaatcatcgtggaatcaaagccagcgctaagcaaattcgagccataacagagatgggcccttctcgaagtgtcaaagatgtacagaaactaacaggctgcatggcagccctcaatcatttcatatcaagactcggcgaaaaagggttacctttctttaaactactaaagaagacagacatgttcgagtggacaaaagaagccaatgaagctttcaaaagacttaaggcatacctcacctcctcatccgttctcacacctccaaagaaaaatgaagacatgatgctgtacattgcggcaacttctactgtgatcagcatagcgatagtcgtagaaagagaggaagaagggcgtgtatataaagtacaacgcccagtatactacatcagtgaagtactgtcagaGTCAAAAATctagtacccgcatgtgcaaaaactactctactctctcctgatcacttcacgcaagcttcaccactattttgaaagccacaagattaccatggtgacagatttcccactcagagacatcctacacaatagagatgcaacagggcgcatatctaagtgggcagttaaacttggtgctctcaatatcgatttcaccccatggaagacaattaaatctcaagcccttaccgattttgttgccgagtggacagaaattcaacaacctatgtcaaataccatccttgaccattggaagatgtactttgatggatcactcaagctaggcggagctggtgcaggtgttctcttcatctctccagatagaaaacaactcaaatatgtcctttagatattatggcaagctacaaacaatgaagcagaatatgaagccctcatccatgggctctgagtggcaattacccttagaatcaagcgattactcgtatatggcgattcggcagtggtcgtcaaccaagtcaacaaagattgagactgcaccaaagaagacatgggcgcttactgtgctgaaatacgaaaactcaaaaaatattttcaaggattggaaattctacatgtcctgcgtgattctaatattgcggtagACGTTCTCACCAAACTTGGAtcggacagggcgaaggtcccacctggtgtattcatagaggagttatcagctccctctatcaaacaacctggtgagataacccctgaactcccagctaaaagcacccagattttggtaatcaccacctcatggacccaggtttttatcgattacatcaaagagaataaattgccagcagataaagtggAGGCTACctgagttgttcgtagaagcaagaactacgtcctagtaggggacaaactgtacagaagagccgcatcttcagaggtactcc includes:
- the LOC136458848 gene encoding WD-40 repeat-containing protein MSI4-like, coding for MKERSGSRAAVDERYAQWKSLVPVLYDWFANHNLVWPSLSCRWGPQFEKATYKNRQRLYLSEQTDGSVPNTLVIANCEVVKPRVAAAEHISQFNEEARSPFVKKYKTIVHPGEVNRIRELPQNSKIIATHTDSPDVLIWDVEAQPNRHAVLGASESRPDLILTGHKENAEFALAMCPAEPYVLSGGKDESVVLWSIQDHISALGDSSSSPGASGSKQSAKTANEKESPKVDPRGIFHGHDSTVEDVQFCPSSAQEFCSVGDDACLILWDARTGTGPAVKVEKAHSGDVHCVDWNPLDVNYILTGSADNSVRMWDRRNLASGGAGSPVHKFEGHKAAVLCVQWSPDRASVFGSSAEDGFLNVWDHEKVGKKRNSNVPSGLFFQHAGHRDKIVDFHWNSSDPWTIVSVSDDGESTGGGGTLQIWRMSDLIYRPEDKVLTELENFKTHLASCAPRS